A window of Halopelagius inordinatus genomic DNA:
GCGCCCGCGTCATCGTCCGCATCTCCACGGAGAACGTCGTTACGAGCGGCTAAGCGGGGAGGTCCACGGTCGATAACCGGAGGCACCGGACCGACGCCGTCTCGACTACATCCAGTACGGTTTTAGTCCGCGGGTGAGCAAGACAGGGTAGTGTGAAAGGAAAGGAGTGGTACCAGGCCGACGACGTCGCCCAGGAGTACGACTCGAAGCGGTTCTCCCGCGGCGGGCGACTCATCGACCACCGGGAGAAGAGAGCGGTGCTCGACGCACTCGGTCCCGTCGAGGACAAAGACGTCCTCGAAATCGCCTGCGGGACCGGTCGATTCACCGTGATGCTAGCCGAACGGGGCGCGAACATCGTGGGACTGGACATCTCTCGCGCGATGATGACGCAGGGCCGCGAGAAGGCGCGCCGCGCGGGCGTCGAAGACCACGTCGAGTTCCTCCGCGGAGACGCCGCGCGACTTCCGTTCCCGGACGACCACTTCGACGCCGTCTTCGCGATGCGGTTTTTCCACCTCGCGGACACGCCGGCGAAGTTCCTCGCGGAGATGAAGCGCGTCTCGAAGGAACTCGTGTTCTTCGACACGTTCAACGACACGAGCGCGCGAGTGGTCTACAACTGGCTCTTGCCGATGGGGTCGCGACTCTACGGCGACGACGAAGTCCGCCGACTGCTCGACACCGCGGGCCTCTCGTTCACCGACGTGCG
This region includes:
- a CDS encoding class I SAM-dependent methyltransferase; the encoded protein is MKGKEWYQADDVAQEYDSKRFSRGGRLIDHREKRAVLDALGPVEDKDVLEIACGTGRFTVMLAERGANIVGLDISRAMMTQGREKARRAGVEDHVEFLRGDAARLPFPDDHFDAVFAMRFFHLADTPAKFLAEMKRVSKELVFFDTFNDTSARVVYNWLLPMGSRLYGDDEVRRLLDTAGLSFTDVRSDFLLPYGFYRKIPNGIAGAFREADTSLGETSLGRRLASVSYWRATVGDE